The following are from one region of the Cloacibacterium sp. TD35 genome:
- the ribA gene encoding GTP cyclohydrolase II, which produces MITLQAESLVPTDYGNFRVMAFSDSEKDWMPHIALVAENTDFAKPINVRFHSECITGEVFHSKKCECGQQLDAAMKFIQENGGIIVYLRQEGRNIGIINKLKAYALQEKGLDTVQANLQLGLPADDRDFNVAIEILKLLDVKEINLLTNNPDKIKFVENSEIHLNKRIPLQMEANENSKEYLKTKKEYFGHLLDDETEK; this is translated from the coding sequence ATGATAACATTACAGGCAGAATCATTAGTTCCTACCGATTATGGAAACTTTAGAGTGATGGCTTTTTCTGATAGTGAAAAAGACTGGATGCCTCATATTGCATTGGTTGCAGAAAACACAGATTTTGCTAAACCTATAAATGTTCGTTTTCATTCAGAATGTATTACTGGAGAAGTTTTTCATTCTAAAAAATGTGAATGCGGTCAGCAATTAGATGCAGCCATGAAATTTATTCAAGAAAACGGAGGTATCATCGTTTATCTTCGTCAAGAAGGTAGAAACATTGGCATTATTAATAAGCTCAAAGCTTACGCATTACAAGAAAAAGGATTAGATACAGTTCAAGCGAATCTTCAATTAGGACTTCCTGCAGATGATAGAGATTTTAATGTAGCGATTGAAATTTTAAAATTATTAGACGTAAAAGAAATTAATCTTTTGACGAATAATCCTGATAAAATAAAATTTGTAGAAAACAGTGAAATTCATCTCAACAAAAGAATTCCACTTCAGATGGAAGCCAATGAAAATAGTAAAGAATATCTAAAAACTAAGAAAGAATATTTCGGGCATCTTCTAGATGACGAAACAGAAAAATAA
- the deoD gene encoding purine-nucleoside phosphorylase: MSVHISAKKGEIAKTVLQPGDPLRAKYIADNFLEDVRLVSKTRNIFYFTGLYKGKEISVGASGMGVPSIGIYSYELFTEYDVDTIIRIGTCGGYTTDLNVFDLINVDGAASESTYAKFAWEMEEEIIYHQGKAFDVINETAEELALETKAANIHTSDVFYRKAPGVPEIAQKYNCPAVEMEAFALFANAKHLGKNAATILTVSDIIPTGEEISADQRETALRTMMTLALESGIKL; this comes from the coding sequence ATGAGTGTTCACATCAGTGCCAAAAAAGGCGAAATTGCAAAAACTGTATTACAGCCAGGAGATCCTTTAAGAGCTAAATACATAGCAGATAATTTTCTAGAAGATGTAAGATTAGTAAGCAAGACCAGAAATATTTTTTATTTTACAGGTTTATATAAAGGTAAGGAAATTTCTGTAGGAGCAAGTGGAATGGGAGTGCCAAGTATTGGGATTTATTCTTATGAATTGTTTACAGAATATGATGTAGATACCATTATCAGAATTGGTACTTGTGGAGGATATACCACAGATCTTAATGTTTTTGATCTGATTAATGTAGATGGAGCAGCTAGTGAGTCTACTTATGCTAAATTTGCTTGGGAAATGGAAGAAGAAATCATTTATCACCAAGGAAAAGCTTTTGATGTCATTAATGAAACCGCTGAAGAATTGGCACTTGAAACCAAGGCAGCTAATATTCACACCAGTGATGTTTTCTATAGAAAAGCACCAGGAGTTCCTGAAATTGCACAGAAGTATAATTGTCCAGCAGTAGAAATGGAAGCTTTCGCACTTTTTGCTAATGCTAAACATTTAGGAAAAAATGCAGCAACAATTTTGACGGTTTCTGATATTATTCCAACAGGTGAAGAAATTTCTGCAGACCAAAGAGAAACTGCTCTCAGAACCATGATGACTCTAGCTCTGGAAAGTGGAATTAAACTTTAA
- a CDS encoding alpha/beta hydrolase family esterase produces the protein MKNTIIAFLLIFNIKLFAQTEKFYRINGVERKAIFFEPKIKTEKNPVVFVFHGHGGNAKHASRNLNFHQNFPEALVIYMQGIPGVTNSIVDKEGKYNGWQMNPDELENRDVEFFDEVFSQISKNYNIDLDRIYAVGHSNGSRFVNVLWKMRPEIFAAFVTVAGPGGNWLKSAPQKSVWISFGKNDKIVPYKVQKFFAKQYLKFFEAHESTAQTEDEITAYQTSENKEIIIEDRNAGHEFPQNSIHQMVEFLKRNHR, from the coding sequence ATGAAAAACACAATCATTGCTTTCTTATTGATTTTCAACATAAAACTATTCGCCCAAACTGAAAAATTTTATCGAATTAATGGCGTAGAAAGAAAAGCAATTTTTTTTGAGCCAAAAATAAAAACAGAAAAAAATCCAGTAGTATTTGTTTTTCATGGACATGGCGGAAATGCGAAACACGCCAGTAGGAATCTTAATTTTCATCAAAATTTCCCCGAAGCGTTAGTCATTTATATGCAAGGAATTCCCGGAGTTACCAATTCTATTGTAGACAAAGAAGGAAAATACAATGGCTGGCAAATGAATCCTGATGAATTAGAAAACCGAGACGTAGAGTTTTTTGATGAAGTTTTTTCTCAAATTTCTAAAAATTACAACATTGATTTAGATAGAATTTATGCAGTAGGACATTCTAATGGTTCTAGGTTTGTAAATGTTTTATGGAAAATGCGACCAGAAATATTTGCCGCTTTCGTTACCGTTGCAGGTCCTGGAGGAAACTGGTTAAAATCTGCACCACAAAAATCTGTTTGGATCAGTTTCGGAAAAAATGATAAAATTGTTCCTTATAAGGTTCAAAAATTCTTTGCCAAGCAATATCTAAAATTCTTTGAAGCCCATGAAAGCACTGCTCAAACAGAAGACGAAATAACGGCTTATCAAACTTCTGAAAATAAAGAAATCATCATAGAAGACCGAAATGCAGGACACGAATTTCCACAAAATTCTATTCACCAAATGGTAGAATTCCTGAAAAGAAATCACAGATAA
- a CDS encoding glycoside hydrolase family 3 protein gives MKFIKNIFTYLFILIFANLSAQYFPKNAPKNLEQKAEKHADSLYQQLSLDEKIGQLYIVALYNNRGEEEIQKIRNLVEKEKIGGLILMQDNAEKHIQLLNEFQGKSRVKMMIGIDGEWGLFQRFPTAHKFPWAMTLGAIQNNSLIYEMTSKIAEDCKRMGIYWDFAPVVDVNTNPANPIIGNRSFGSDINNVIAKGLAYAQGLQDNGVLASMKHFPGHGDTDTDSHLDLPVVSHNLERLNAIELAPFKALLDKKIGGVMVAHLYVPAIEKQSGIPASVSYDIITNLLKKSYQYNGLIITDALNMNAVAKKFPAGELDLKAFKAGNDIMLFSQDVPNGKSLIKSALEKGEITENRLAESVKKILKTKYLLGLQNLKSLNPENINEDLNNASHAELSEKLYANAITLLKDEKNLLPLNCSETYYYLPLEEAPFQTFVENLNLGTTVKVISKTEIAQIPENSTVIVGFHKDNSTAYKSYKISQESKDILAELSKKQNVILDVFGSPYALKDVDISKISTVLVSYENNDLSLKAAAKALLGKTKISGKLPVIVNENLKAGSGIEK, from the coding sequence ATGAAATTCATCAAAAATATATTCACTTATTTATTCATTTTAATTTTCGCCAATCTTTCGGCACAATATTTTCCCAAAAACGCTCCAAAAAATTTAGAGCAAAAGGCCGAAAAACATGCTGATTCTCTGTATCAACAATTGTCTTTAGACGAAAAAATCGGGCAATTATACATTGTAGCTTTGTACAATAATCGTGGAGAAGAAGAAATTCAGAAAATTAGAAATTTGGTAGAAAAAGAAAAAATCGGTGGATTGATTCTCATGCAAGACAACGCTGAAAAACACATCCAATTACTGAATGAATTTCAAGGGAAATCTAGAGTAAAAATGATGATTGGCATTGATGGAGAATGGGGACTGTTCCAAAGATTTCCTACTGCACATAAATTTCCTTGGGCCATGACTTTAGGAGCTATTCAAAACAACTCTCTCATTTATGAAATGACTTCTAAAATAGCCGAGGACTGTAAAAGAATGGGTATTTATTGGGATTTCGCGCCAGTGGTTGATGTGAATACCAACCCAGCAAATCCTATTATTGGCAACAGAAGTTTCGGGTCAGACATTAATAATGTGATTGCGAAAGGTTTGGCTTATGCACAAGGTTTACAAGACAATGGTGTTCTCGCTTCTATGAAACATTTCCCTGGTCATGGCGATACAGATACCGATTCTCACTTAGATTTACCAGTAGTTTCACACAATTTAGAGAGATTAAATGCTATAGAGTTAGCACCTTTCAAAGCTTTGTTAGATAAAAAAATTGGCGGAGTGATGGTGGCACATTTATATGTACCAGCTATAGAAAAACAGTCTGGAATTCCCGCTTCTGTTTCTTATGACATCATTACCAACTTGCTCAAAAAATCATATCAATACAATGGTTTAATCATCACTGATGCGCTGAATATGAATGCTGTAGCGAAAAAATTTCCTGCGGGTGAATTAGATTTAAAAGCCTTCAAAGCAGGAAATGACATTATGCTTTTTTCACAAGACGTTCCGAACGGAAAATCTTTGATAAAATCAGCCTTAGAAAAAGGAGAAATCACCGAAAACCGTCTCGCAGAAAGCGTAAAGAAAATTCTGAAAACCAAATATTTATTAGGACTCCAAAATTTAAAATCTTTAAATCCTGAAAACATTAACGAAGATTTAAACAACGCTTCTCACGCAGAACTTTCTGAAAAATTGTACGCCAATGCAATAACTTTACTGAAAGACGAAAAAAATCTTTTGCCTTTAAATTGCAGCGAAACTTATTATTATCTTCCTTTGGAAGAAGCGCCGTTTCAGACTTTTGTAGAAAATTTGAATTTAGGAACTACCGTAAAAGTGATTTCAAAAACTGAAATTGCTCAAATTCCAGAAAATTCTACGGTGATTGTTGGTTTTCACAAAGACAATTCTACGGCTTACAAATCATATAAAATTTCACAGGAAAGCAAAGATATTTTGGCGGAATTAAGCAAAAAACAGAATGTTATTTTAGATGTTTTTGGTTCGCCTTACGCATTGAAAGATGTAGATATTTCTAAAATTTCTACGGTTTTGGTAAGTTATGAAAACAATGATTTGTCTTTGAAAGCTGCTGCAAAAGCACTTTTAGGAAAAACAAAAATTTCTGGAAAGTTACCAGTTATTGTCAATGAAAATTTGAAAGCAGGAAGCGGAATTGAGAAATAA
- the bshA gene encoding N-acetyl-alpha-D-glucosaminyl L-malate synthase BshA codes for MKIGILCYPTYGGSGIVATELGMSLAKKGYEVHFISSELPARLDMTDPNIFFHKVNVQTYPLFKHQPFDIALSSTIYQVVKLYKLDILHAHYAIPYAYAAFFAKQMLKEENADIPLVTTLHGTDITLVGQHPSYKHAVEFSINHSDKITTVSESLKSDTLKFFQITKEIEVITNFIDNTEFDNLPCCERHHFAAPDEKILIHVSNLRPVKRIKDVLDIFNKVEKSVKSKLLILGDGPDVEVINEFINENPHLINKIKLLGKVDNLYQILKFADVFLLPSEQESFGLAALEAMAAETPVISSNAGGIPEVNIQGETGFLAEVGNVEAMASYAIKLLSDDKLLSKIKKNAKARALEFDLVNILPIYEKMYEETLEEFHKMA; via the coding sequence ATGAAAATAGGAATCCTTTGTTATCCAACATACGGTGGTAGCGGAATCGTAGCTACAGAACTCGGAATGTCTCTTGCGAAAAAAGGCTATGAAGTACACTTCATTTCATCTGAATTACCAGCAAGATTAGACATGACTGACCCAAACATTTTCTTCCACAAAGTAAATGTACAGACTTATCCTTTGTTCAAACATCAACCATTTGATATTGCACTTTCTTCTACCATTTATCAAGTGGTGAAATTGTATAAATTAGATATTTTACATGCACATTACGCCATTCCTTATGCTTATGCTGCATTTTTCGCGAAACAAATGCTCAAAGAAGAAAACGCTGATATTCCGCTAGTTACAACGCTTCACGGAACAGACATCACTTTGGTTGGTCAACACCCAAGTTACAAACATGCGGTAGAGTTTTCAATTAATCATTCTGATAAAATCACCACCGTTTCTGAAAGTTTGAAAAGTGATACTCTGAAATTTTTCCAAATTACCAAAGAGATTGAAGTGATTACCAATTTTATTGATAATACCGAGTTTGACAATTTGCCTTGTTGCGAGAGACATCATTTTGCCGCTCCAGACGAAAAAATCCTGATTCACGTTTCTAATCTTCGTCCTGTTAAGAGAATTAAAGACGTTTTAGATATTTTCAACAAAGTTGAAAAATCAGTAAAATCTAAATTATTGATTTTGGGAGACGGCCCAGATGTAGAAGTAATCAATGAATTTATCAATGAAAACCCACACCTCATCAATAAGATTAAACTGCTGGGTAAAGTGGATAATTTATATCAAATTCTGAAGTTTGCAGATGTGTTTTTATTGCCTTCTGAACAGGAAAGTTTCGGTTTGGCAGCATTAGAAGCAATGGCCGCAGAAACTCCAGTAATTTCGAGTAATGCAGGTGGAATCCCAGAGGTAAACATTCAAGGAGAAACCGGATTTTTAGCAGAAGTAGGAAATGTAGAAGCCATGGCAAGTTATGCAATAAAATTGCTTTCAGACGATAAACTTCTGTCAAAGATTAAGAAAAACGCAAAAGCCAGAGCATTAGAATTTGACTTGGTCAATATTCTTCCGATTTACGAAAAAATGTATGAAGAAACGCTAGAAGAATTTCATAAAATGGCTTAA
- a CDS encoding DUF2851 family protein: MNENLLQYLWKYKIFSKFDFKDTDGSPIEILDFGTLNTNSGPDFSLAKIKTKNIVLAGNIEIHVKSSDWYFHSHDLQKDYQSVILHVVYFNDTDITELKEAGIPTLELKEYINEEILVKYQNLENQYQFILCEKIFDAQKIPFLFSEETLLKKLDEKSIEIELLLSQSKNNYEAVLFQKLAYSFGLKVNAEIYQQIAQNIDFKVIQKISQNQFQLESLLFGKGNILEKETETNQKWKREFEFLKTKFKISEQTFPLKFLRLMPPSFPTIRLSQLAMLYHLQPNLFSKIIHAKSTEEIKSFFEKVKTSEFWENHYTFEKASEEKIEKKLSDDFIEILLINAVLPIIYTYFKNINSEKTDQILDFYKNLNPEKNSIISSWKKLNVKFSSALETQAFLYHHKHLCSYKNCLNCSIGLKILKT; this comes from the coding sequence ATGAACGAAAATTTACTCCAATATCTTTGGAAGTATAAGATATTTTCCAAATTTGACTTCAAAGATACCGATGGAAGCCCAATCGAAATTCTTGATTTTGGAACCTTGAACACCAATTCTGGACCAGATTTTTCTTTGGCAAAAATTAAAACTAAAAACATCGTTTTAGCAGGAAACATAGAAATCCATGTGAAATCTTCGGATTGGTATTTTCACAGTCATGACCTCCAAAAAGACTATCAATCAGTAATTCTGCATGTTGTTTATTTTAATGATACGGATATTACAGAACTCAAAGAAGCTGGAATCCCTACTTTGGAACTGAAAGAGTACATTAATGAGGAGATTCTTGTAAAATATCAAAATTTAGAAAATCAATATCAGTTTATTCTGTGTGAAAAAATTTTTGATGCTCAAAAAATTCCATTTCTTTTTTCAGAAGAGACTTTACTCAAAAAATTAGATGAAAAATCTATAGAAATTGAACTTCTTTTGTCTCAATCTAAAAATAATTACGAAGCTGTTTTATTTCAAAAACTAGCCTATAGTTTTGGATTAAAAGTAAATGCGGAAATTTACCAGCAAATCGCCCAAAATATTGATTTTAAAGTCATTCAAAAAATTTCACAAAATCAATTTCAGCTAGAAAGTTTACTTTTTGGGAAAGGAAATATATTAGAAAAAGAAACCGAAACAAATCAAAAATGGAAGAGAGAATTTGAATTCCTGAAAACTAAATTTAAAATTTCAGAACAAACTTTTCCATTAAAATTTCTACGGTTAATGCCTCCTTCTTTTCCTACGATTCGGCTTTCTCAGTTGGCGATGCTGTATCATCTTCAACCAAATTTATTTTCTAAAATCATCCATGCAAAAAGCACCGAAGAAATAAAATCCTTCTTTGAAAAAGTAAAAACTTCAGAATTTTGGGAAAATCATTACACGTTCGAAAAAGCTTCAGAAGAAAAAATCGAGAAAAAATTGTCTGACGATTTCATAGAAATTCTTCTCATCAATGCAGTTTTGCCTATTATTTACACATATTTTAAAAATATAAACTCTGAAAAAACAGACCAAATTTTAGACTTTTACAAAAATCTGAACCCAGAAAAAAATTCTATCATCTCTTCATGGAAAAAACTGAACGTAAAATTTAGTTCAGCATTAGAAACCCAAGCGTTTTTGTATCATCATAAACATTTATGCTCATACAAAAACTGCTTGAATTGTAGTATTGGTCTTAAAATTTTAAAGACTTAA
- a CDS encoding MGH1-like glycoside hydrolase domain-containing protein, translating into MNAEKQRLLDINYRTWGPYVSNRQWGNVREDYSFDGNTWGATGHDDAESRTYRWAEEGIAGISDDKQRLCFAFSFWNKKDKMVKERFFGLSNHQGNHGEDIKEIFYYLDNTPTHSYMKMVYKYPQNAFPYEDLIKTNAERSNKETEYEIIDTGVFDQNEYFDIFIEYAKIHHDDILIRVTVTNRNTEKATLVILPTLWYRNNWSWGYGQYKPNFTTRHRGQIEIKHESLGMKKLYSRDKSVKILFCENETNTEKLFGKKSENKYFKDGINNHIVHQEDTVNPKKFGTKAAFVIDMELEGGETKTFDFRMSPHKMENAFFDFDEVFELRKKESDEFYYEIQKDFTCEDEKNVQRQAFAGLLWNKQFYHYKVGKWLNGDPNFPVERNFEHHVRNVEWKHMNCKDIISMPDKWEYPWFATWDLAFHCVSFSILDPDFAKNQLQLLTKEWYMHPNGQLPAYEWDFSDVNPPVHAWSTFRVFKIDEKINGKPDIQFLESVFQKLLLNFTWWVNRKDKNGKNVFGGGFLGLDNIGAFDRNMQFKNGEYLEQADGTSWMAMFALNMMRISMELALYNPVYEDMAIKFFEHYLYIAEAMENLGEGKNGLWSEEDGFFYDVLQLNDGTGISLKLRSIVGLIPMFAVEVIEHEMLQKLPNFTERMDWILKNKPELAKLVSHWDVEGKGRKHLMSILRKTRLTKILNRMLDEKEFLSKFGIRSMSKVYEKNPFQLEINGINHVVHYIPAESDSRMFGGNSNWRGPIWFPINFLIVESLQRFHFYYDESLKVEFPTGSGNFQNLNYVADHLSQRLCNIFLPDKNGNRAFNGNIDKLNHDEHFKNYIMFYEYFHGDNGRGVGASHQTGWTSTVAKLLHPRLKN; encoded by the coding sequence ATGAATGCTGAAAAACAACGATTACTAGATATAAATTATAGAACTTGGGGACCATATGTAAGCAATAGACAGTGGGGAAACGTAAGAGAAGATTATTCCTTTGATGGAAATACTTGGGGAGCAACTGGTCATGATGACGCAGAAAGCAGAACTTACAGATGGGCAGAAGAAGGAATCGCGGGAATTTCTGATGACAAACAACGTTTGTGCTTCGCTTTTTCTTTTTGGAATAAAAAAGATAAAATGGTCAAAGAGCGTTTCTTTGGGTTGAGCAACCATCAAGGAAATCATGGTGAAGACATTAAAGAAATTTTCTATTATTTAGATAATACGCCTACTCATTCTTACATGAAAATGGTGTACAAATATCCGCAAAATGCCTTTCCTTACGAAGATTTAATCAAGACAAATGCAGAGCGAAGCAATAAGGAAACAGAATACGAAATTATAGATACGGGAGTTTTTGACCAAAATGAATATTTCGATATTTTTATAGAGTATGCCAAAATTCACCATGATGATATTTTAATCAGAGTTACCGTCACCAACCGAAATACAGAAAAAGCAACCTTGGTGATTTTGCCCACACTTTGGTACAGAAATAACTGGAGTTGGGGTTATGGTCAGTATAAACCTAATTTTACAACTCGCCATCGCGGACAGATAGAAATAAAACATGAGAGTTTAGGAATGAAAAAACTTTATTCTCGTGATAAATCAGTTAAAATTCTTTTCTGCGAAAATGAAACCAATACCGAAAAATTATTCGGAAAAAAATCTGAAAATAAATATTTTAAAGATGGAATTAATAATCATATTGTTCATCAGGAAGATACTGTAAATCCTAAAAAATTCGGAACGAAAGCTGCTTTTGTAATCGATATGGAATTAGAAGGTGGCGAAACCAAAACCTTTGATTTCAGAATGTCTCCTCATAAAATGGAGAATGCTTTTTTTGATTTTGATGAGGTTTTTGAATTAAGAAAAAAAGAATCAGATGAATTTTATTATGAAATTCAAAAAGATTTTACTTGTGAAGATGAAAAAAATGTTCAGCGCCAGGCTTTTGCAGGATTGCTTTGGAACAAACAATTTTATCATTATAAAGTTGGAAAATGGTTAAATGGAGACCCAAATTTCCCAGTGGAAAGAAATTTTGAGCATCATGTAAGAAACGTAGAATGGAAACATATGAATTGCAAAGACATTATTTCTATGCCAGATAAATGGGAATATCCTTGGTTTGCAACGTGGGACTTAGCCTTTCACTGCGTGAGTTTTAGCATTTTAGATCCAGATTTCGCCAAAAATCAATTGCAATTATTGACTAAAGAATGGTACATGCATCCTAACGGTCAGCTTCCAGCGTATGAATGGGATTTTTCAGATGTCAATCCGCCAGTTCACGCATGGAGCACCTTTAGAGTTTTTAAAATCGATGAAAAAATCAATGGAAAACCAGACATTCAATTTTTAGAAAGTGTTTTTCAGAAACTGTTGCTCAATTTTACTTGGTGGGTAAACCGAAAAGATAAAAACGGGAAAAATGTTTTCGGTGGAGGATTTTTAGGTCTTGATAACATTGGTGCTTTTGACCGAAATATGCAGTTTAAAAACGGAGAATATTTAGAACAAGCTGATGGAACTTCTTGGATGGCGATGTTTGCTCTGAATATGATGAGAATTTCTATGGAGTTGGCACTATATAATCCAGTTTATGAAGACATGGCGATTAAATTTTTTGAGCACTATCTCTACATTGCAGAAGCCATGGAAAATCTTGGTGAAGGAAAAAATGGACTTTGGAGCGAAGAAGACGGATTTTTTTATGACGTTTTGCAGCTTAACGACGGAACGGGAATTTCTTTAAAATTAAGAAGTATTGTAGGTCTCATTCCAATGTTTGCAGTAGAAGTGATAGAACACGAAATGCTTCAAAAACTGCCTAATTTTACCGAAAGAATGGATTGGATTCTGAAAAATAAACCTGAACTAGCCAAATTGGTTTCGCATTGGGATGTAGAAGGAAAAGGCAGGAAGCATCTTATGAGTATTTTGAGAAAAACGAGATTGACCAAAATTCTGAATAGAATGTTAGACGAAAAAGAATTTCTAAGTAAATTTGGAATTCGTTCGATGTCAAAAGTGTATGAAAAAAATCCGTTTCAGTTAGAAATTAATGGCATCAATCACGTTGTGCATTATATACCTGCGGAAAGTGATAGCCGTATGTTTGGCGGAAACAGTAACTGGAGAGGTCCGATTTGGTTCCCGATTAATTTTTTAATTGTAGAAAGTCTTCAGCGATTTCATTTTTACTATGACGAAAGTTTGAAAGTGGAGTTTCCTACGGGCAGCGGGAATTTCCAAAATCTAAATTATGTGGCAGATCATTTGAGTCAAAGATTGTGCAATATTTTCTTGCCAGACAAAAACGGAAATCGTGCTTTTAATGGGAACATTGATAAATTAAACCATGATGAACATTTCAAAAATTACATCATGTTCTACGAATATTTTCATGGAGATAATGGTCGTGGAGTAGGAGCTTCCCACCAAACTGGTTGGACTTCTACCGTTGCCAAATTATTGCATCCGAGATTGAAAAATTAA
- a CDS encoding homocysteine S-methyltransferase family protein: MQNSEILYQNLQQRILVLDGAMGTMLQRYQFTEEDYRGERFKNWESPLKGNNDLLSLTQPHAIEAVHRKYLEAGADIIETNTFSATTIAMADYHMEDLVYELNYESAKIARKVCDEFTALTPDKPRFVAGSIGPTNKTASLSPDVNDPGYRAITFDELRIAYKQQAEALLDGGSDILLVETIFDTLNAKAALFAIDQIQEERKIQIPIMVSGTITDASGRTLSGQTAEAFLISISHLNLLSVGFNCALGAKQLTPYLETISNNSEFFISAYPNAGLPNAFGQYDESPEFMAEQIREYAEKGLVNIVGGCCGTTPDHIAAIAKIVKNYQPRKMNVSV; this comes from the coding sequence ATGCAAAATAGCGAAATACTTTATCAAAATTTACAGCAAAGAATCCTTGTTCTAGACGGAGCTATGGGAACTATGCTTCAGCGATATCAGTTTACGGAAGAAGATTATCGTGGGGAGAGATTTAAAAATTGGGAATCTCCATTGAAGGGAAATAATGATTTACTTTCTCTTACTCAGCCTCATGCTATAGAAGCAGTACACAGAAAATATTTAGAAGCTGGTGCAGACATCATAGAAACCAACACCTTTTCTGCCACTACCATTGCAATGGCAGATTACCACATGGAAGATTTGGTGTATGAACTGAATTATGAATCCGCAAAAATTGCGAGAAAAGTTTGTGATGAATTCACAGCTTTAACTCCAGATAAACCTAGATTTGTTGCTGGTTCTATTGGCCCTACTAATAAAACAGCATCTCTTTCTCCAGATGTAAATGATCCTGGTTACAGAGCAATTACTTTTGACGAGTTAAGAATTGCTTACAAACAACAAGCAGAAGCACTTTTAGATGGCGGTTCTGATATTCTTTTGGTAGAAACCATTTTTGATACTTTAAATGCGAAAGCTGCACTTTTTGCCATAGACCAAATTCAAGAAGAAAGAAAAATTCAGATTCCAATTATGGTTTCTGGCACCATCACAGATGCATCTGGAAGAACGCTTAGCGGACAAACTGCAGAAGCATTTTTGATTTCTATCTCTCATCTTAATTTATTGAGTGTAGGATTTAATTGTGCTCTAGGCGCGAAACAATTGACGCCTTATTTAGAAACCATTTCTAATAATTCTGAATTTTTCATTTCTGCTTATCCAAATGCTGGTTTACCGAATGCTTTCGGTCAATATGATGAGTCACCAGAATTTATGGCAGAACAAATCCGTGAATATGCAGAAAAAGGATTGGTAAATATCGTTGGTGGTTGTTGCGGAACAACTCCTGACCACATTGCTGCAATCGCAAAAATTGTTAAAAATTATCAACCAAGAAAAATGAATGTATCAGTATAA